From Triticum aestivum cultivar Chinese Spring chromosome 4A, IWGSC CS RefSeq v2.1, whole genome shotgun sequence, a single genomic window includes:
- the LOC123081604 gene encoding EPIDERMAL PATTERNING FACTOR-like protein 4: MGWASRRGLAAALLLHLLFLAAALGGCAATSRRSGSSGGRAALEQYSWEDPAEAARRRELVGPGSSPPTCRSRCGRCHPCRPVHVAIQPGVSFPLEYYPEAWRCKCGDRLFMP, from the exons ATGGGCTGGGCGAGCCGGCGCGGCCTCGCCGCggcgctcctcctccacctcctcttcctcgccGCTGCCCTCG GTGGGTGCGCCGCGACGAGCCGGAGGAGCGGCAGCAGCGGCGGTAGAGCAGCGCTGGAGCAGTACTCGTGGGAGGACCCTgcggaggcggcgcggcggagggagCTGGTGGGCCCGggctcgtcgccgccgacgtgcCGGAGCCGGTGCGGGCGGTGCCACCCGTGCCGGCCGGTGCACGTGGCCATCCAGCCCGGCGTCAGCTTCCCGCTCGAGTACTACCCGGAGGCCTGGCGCTGCAAGTGCGGCGACAGGCTCTTCATGCCATGA
- the LOC123081605 gene encoding neurogenic locus notch homolog protein 1, which produces MRRLAGGAALVLLLLLLAITARPAAADFFSPLSPLLAPVMGSLCKAVACGKGNCTVTTGLPGYRCDCEPGWKQMHVGDSLRFLPCVIPNCTIDRSCSNDNSAPTPAPSPKNVSVSADPCDLAYCGSGGTCKNATGLSYHCECKEGFSNVLNMTTMPCFQDCSYGADCAAIGILPSTNSNSTAPPAGSASVSNNCNAPVPGSVLRQILLPLLILASLAMGQAT; this is translated from the exons ATGAGACGACTCGCCGGCGGCGCCGCgctggtgctcctcctcctcctcctggccatcACCGCCAGGCCTGCCGCCGCCGACTTCTTCTCCCCTCTCAGCCCCCTCCTCGCCCCCGTCATGG GGTCGCTATGCAAGGCGGTGGCCTGCGGGAAGGGGAACTGCACGGTGACCACGGGCCTCCCGGGGTACAGGTGCGACTGCGAGCCCGGGTGGAAGCAGATGCACGTCGGCGACAGCCTCAGGTTCCTGCCCTGCGTCATCCCCAACT GTACCATTGATCGCTCATGCTCTAACGACAATTCAGCCCCAACACCGGCGCCTTCACCCAAAAATGTCTCCGTCTCGGCAGACC CTTGTGACTTAGCTTACTGTGGTTCGGGGGGCACATGCAAGAACGCCACGGGGCTCAGCTACCACTGCGAGTGCAAGGAGGGCTTCAGCAATGTTCTGAACATGACTACAATGCCTTGTTTTCAAGACT GTTCTTACGGAGCGGATTGCGCAGCCATCGGGATCCTACCATCCACAAACTCCAATTCTACAGCACCACCAGCTGGCTCTGCAAGTGTTTCAAACAATTGCAATGCACCTGTTCCAG GATCTGTTTTGCGGCAAATTCTACTTCCTCTGCTGATATTGGCCTCACTGGCCATGGGTCAGGCGACATGA